The window CTTGTAGCTCCTGTACTTCATAACTTCCCTCCTTTTGAATTATTTTCGTGACAAACAACCATGGGGAAGTTTATAATTACTCACTTAGCAATTTCCCGGTCCTTTTTACTTTTCCTGCTGCGTAGTATAGATATCGTTAGGCGTCGGAGGCCTTGCGGTCGCACTCGCGCTTCAGGATACGCTTGCCAACTTGTTCGCCGGAATCCACATATTAATGGAAAAGTCCATCAGGGTGGGTGATTTCATCAGGCTTGAAACCGGCCAGGAAGGATATGTGGAAGACATCACATGGAGGACTACCAGGATCAAAATGAGGCCTAATAATATGGTTGTCATACCAAACAGCAAGCTCGCGCAGAGCGTGGTAACGAATTACTACCTGCCGGAGAAGAAGATGGCGCTGCCGGTCATCGTCTCCGTAAGCTACAGTTCCGATATTGAATTAGTGGAGAGGGTCCTCACTGAAGAGGCGAAAAAGGCGATCGGCGAGGTCAGCGGACTGCTTGGAGACCCTGAGCCTGTTGTAAGATTTATTCCCGGTTTTGGAGAGAGCACGCTCAATTTTACTTTGATCAGCTATGTACAGGAAGTTGGAGATCAGCCTGATGTTGAACATGAACTGAGGAAGAGGATCTTCAGGCGGTTCAAACATGAAGGCATCGAGATCCCGTTTCCGCAGAGGACGGTCCATATTGTGCAGGGCAAGAACCTGTAATACAGTATCCCGGAGGTGAGAGATATGCAGCGAATCACGTTTAACATGCAGAAGGAGATCTGCGATGACTGCTCCCTGGCCTTAAAGAGGTTTATAGGGCATATGGACGGAGTTGAGTCCATAGAGACGGAAGACGGCAGGCTGGTCATAGATTTCAACGCCTCAAAAATATCAATGGAAGAGCTTTCCCGGATCACGAAGACAGCATAGAAAAACTCGGGTATAAATTAATAGAGCAGGATTCATAATCTCTGCAGATTTGATTCCCTATAGTTATGCAGATCTCCGGCAGGTATCGCCATCAAAATCTCCTGTCAGAATTAATCAAGCCCCGGAACCTTACGGTTCTTCTCCCTTGAAGTTTTTATATAAGGCGTTATATTCCTTTTCAAGGTATATGTAATTCTTCTCAAGCTTTTCGAGTTCCTTTGTCTTTTCTTCAAGTCTTGTCTGGAGGCTTTCTACCTTCAGCTCAAGACCCTTCTTCTCGCTTAACACATTTTGATATTCATCCTTCTTCACCGTGTCCCGCAGCTTTGTGGACAGTTTGTCGACTTCCTTCCGGGAAGACTTCATCTGCTCATGCAATGACGCGTTTTCCATTTGAAGCGTTCCAAGGGACGTATCGAGGTCTTTATTGCTTTGCTCCATCTCCGTAAGCAGTTGTTGAAATTCCTTGGTCCTCTCAGCCTCGGGCACAAGAAAGTCGATCATCTCTTTCATTTGTGTATTGAGGGTCTTTGACTCTTCAAACTTTTGCTGTAAGCCTTTAATCATGTCCTGTAGGGGCAGAAGGTTTGTAATTTCCTGCTGCTGCCCGGTCATCTCACTTTCAAGCCTCCTGATCTCACCCTGTGCAATGGTAGCTTTTACCGACAGCTTTCTATGCCTGATGAACAAGAATATGGAAAGGCCCAGGAACATCAGGAGGAACTGAATGATAAACAGAAATACGAGGGCGTTGACTCTGATCATTTCCCCTTTTTCCTTTTGATGACGGATTGGACTAAACCCATAAAATACTTCCTCTTGAGATAAGCAAACACTGCTGCGCATACCACGAGATTGATGATCGCAAATTGAATAAGCACTTTTACCCAGTTGATCTTATCATCGGCATCTTTTTTCAGCGGCGACTGCTCTGGTGTCTTTTCGGATTTTTTCAGCGACTGCCTGATCTTGATATCTTCCTGCGACTCCTTTACGTCCGACACTTTGAAAGCAAATGCCTTCTCCCGCTGGAAGGTCTTTCCATCCGCGACAATCCTGAGCTTGTAACTTCCCGCCGTAAACAGTTCGATCTTTCTCTGGAATACGCCGCTGCCCTGGTCAAAGGGCGACAGCTTCATTGTTTCCCCGTCCGGCTTGGTCAACTCAAGATAGATGTCGATCTTCTCCAGGACCTCTTTCTCCTGAAGGGGCTTTCCCTCTCGTTCAAGCCAGACTTTTATATCAAGGGTCTCGCCAAACAGCGGGTACAGCTCATTGAAATTGGTCTGCAGATTGAGGTTTGTGATCACATAAGCCTTATTATTTTTTCCGGCGCTGAAGAGTATCTCCCATTTTCCCCCGGCAGGTTTTTTTATTGTTGCCATGTCGAAATTATTGGATACAAACCACTCTCCATCAGGCGGTTTGTTTTTGGAAGAATATTCTTTTCCTTCAGGAGACCTGAGTTGTATGATTGTGCCGGCCGTCTCTTTCGTGGCGACAATGGTGACCTCTTCAATTGA of the Nitrospirota bacterium genome contains:
- a CDS encoding VWA domain-containing protein, producing MNKKLNAIFLGFVILSSGAAYAVEKKNIDVALVMDSTGSMKKTDPLSLRIPAAKLFISLLDSKDRAGMVSFSDEASTLVSLTGLDSGENKNALLNAAEKITSAGLHTNLYEAVNKGFEILSSDKKAGRDQIIVLMSDGLMDTGDPEKDRALAEKLQTDLLKALVDSGIKVYAIAFTGQSDRQLLEKISKRTGGFFNLAMTDKDFHVVFTSIFESLKTPDMLPITQNGFLVDKSIEEVTIVATKETAGTIIQLRSPEGKEYSSKNKPPDGEWFVSNNFDMATIKKPAGGKWEILFSAGKNNKAYVITNLNLQTNFNELYPLFGETLDIKVWLEREGKPLQEKEVLEKIDIYLELTKPDGETMKLSPFDQGSGVFQRKIELFTAGSYKLRIVADGKTFQREKAFAFKVSDVKESQEDIKIRQSLKKSEKTPEQSPLKKDADDKINWVKVLIQFAIINLVVCAAVFAYLKRKYFMGLVQSVIKRKKGK
- a CDS encoding mechanosensitive ion channel family protein, which encodes MSLGVGGLAVALALQDTLANLFAGIHILMEKSIRVGDFIRLETGQEGYVEDITWRTTRIKMRPNNMVVIPNSKLAQSVVTNYYLPEKKMALPVIVSVSYSSDIELVERVLTEEAKKAIGEVSGLLGDPEPVVRFIPGFGESTLNFTLISYVQEVGDQPDVEHELRKRIFRRFKHEGIEIPFPQRTVHIVQGKNL